The following are encoded together in the Adhaeribacter arboris genome:
- a CDS encoding very short patch repair endonuclease: MDIWSSEKRSFVMSRIKGKNTKPEKILRTILHQLGYRFRIHKKDLPGKPDVVLPKYKTIIFVHGCFWHYHQDCREGRIPNTNTKF; encoded by the coding sequence ATGGATATATGGTCAAGTGAAAAGCGTAGTTTTGTAATGAGCCGTATTAAGGGCAAAAATACAAAGCCAGAAAAAATCCTTAGGACAATTCTGCATCAACTTGGGTATAGATTCCGAATCCATAAGAAGGACTTACCTGGAAAACCTGATGTTGTTCTGCCAAAATATAAAACTATAATCTTTGTTCATGGGTGTTTCTGGCATTATCATCAAGATTGTCGTGAAGGAAGAATTCCAAATACGAATACAAAGTTTTGA